In the Ranitomeya imitator isolate aRanImi1 chromosome 2, aRanImi1.pri, whole genome shotgun sequence genome, gtatctgccgtgggccgcgtctagctgtcttatagtgtcctgtaaactcgctgcatcatctttgtggcgttggacgcttgacatgaggGAGGCAACTTGTTCCCATAAGTCATCCAGGTTGTCATtgtactcatcccttgtggaaccgtaattctcgaggacctttagcgTTGGCTTGATGGAGCGTACTGGTCGTGCTTCTGGGTCTGTTGCGGAAGCGGgatctgcttcctggtcttcataatagACAGTAttgggttgtatttgctctgtttcagcattggggaactgcgtaaggtccttttctgccattttgatttaaggtgcgctgtctctTTTAGAAATGGAACTTTTGAATTGGTGTCTGGAAATCACGGTGCTGCTTTGTtgagaccccctgataagattcccaaggtgtttttgGAGAATTGCGGGGTTCTGCAGTCCGACGATCTGCAgcgatgtggtataatacacagagtctttatgcacaatgcgttctgaggtgatgcagcaggagatttcttagcagagcagggctgcaataTGTGAGCAGGCAGAGTACAGGCACATGGATAGGGATATAAGGGTGATGATTCTTGccaggcttcaaggcagtcttttgactgttctgtccccacatgaggcgaatggtggTGTAGTTGACTAATAGGGGTTGTGAGAGATTCGTACCTTCCGTTTCCTCGATGcagggcagacaggaccaatgctgttcagcatccagagagatgatgcacaccagggattgtgtaatccagacttgtttatttgaaaaTCTGGACATACAGTGTATAAtcggtaatacagtactttctccagaaatgcaggtgtagacaaagtacagtaagatgtagcaccaagtatggctgcaagtgtgagcagcaagaggtcaaaagactgatgccttcctaagtccggttcaagcgtgtcctctcacaacaccAAGCAGACTAAAATGAAATGGCTGCCGGCAGGAAGAAGGAGACGTGACCCTTGAACCGTATGTGAAATGCGTGTCCATAAaattaatgaataacaagctgccatacggaaaaatgACATTAGGTGGCAGCAAAGTAAAATATAACAAATACCATACACAGCATAAAAATAATACATAGAAACTGAAGAGCATAACTTACATGGAACAGCACAGCAGCGTCTGGTTGCTTCTACTCTGCCGCTGAGAAGGGGACAGATgaagggctaacttaggagatcaggcaagggtggaggccccagcatcttcaccatctgaagtatcccagggaacaggAGTAGCTAGGGCGCTCCTAGTGATAAGGCCAGGAAAGGAGCTCCTGGTCCCAGATCATCCTCTGCTACTGGCATCAGAGCCCAGCTCCTTTGCTCCCGGCGTCAGAGCTCAGCTCCTCTGCTCCCAGCATCAGAGTTCACCTCCTCTGCTCCTGGTGTCAGAGTTCATCTCCTCTGCTCTCGGTGTCAGAGATCAGCTCTTCTGCTCTCGGCGTCAGAGATCAGCTCTTCTGCTCTCGGCGTCAGAGATCAGCTCTTCTGCTCCCAGCGTCAAAGATCAGCTCTTGTGCTCCCGGCGTCAGAGATGAGCTCTTCTGCTCCCGGCATCAGAGATCAGCTCCTCTTCACCCGGCGACAGAGCTCAGCTTCTCTGCGCCCAGCGTCAGTGATCAGCTCTTCTGCTCTCGGCGTCAGAAATCATGTCACGGGGTTCCTGCAAtggcagaagaccgcagcatctggttGCTCCTACTCCGCCGCTGAGAAGTAGCACTTCGGTTCATTAACCGTGTTTATTTTttccagcagaacaggggttaatcggccaagtTGGAAATTGCTGTGCTCGGCTAGCCACTTCTTTTCCCTATAAACTCTGGGCTCGATTACCTAGTCCTTGTCAGAGTTAGCACTTGCTGCATGACAATAGGAGGGAgagaagttggtatgagaaggagagctggaggaattagaAGCGAgtgtttggtttgtacgcttgatAATTCCATATCCTTTCCTGTTTTGATGTCTTTCCTTTCCTGCACACCCTGGTGGATTTCTTTGTTATAtctgagtgaatattttgtgtgtgaGTAGTTTTtagtttacccttgtctttgttgcccTCTTTGTtgagttggtgtactgcggtggatGGCAGCGCCCCGGCTTACCTGGGTGAGGGAATGAGACAGATgaagggctaacttaggagataaggcaagggcgaaGGCCCCGGTGTCATCGCCATCtgagaacagggcgagctagggcaccccctagtgttagggccaggaaaggagccaCTGGTCCCAGGTCATTAGACATTTGTCTTGTGACAGATCAGGCTCTTCTGCTCTCGGCGTCAGAGATCAACTCCTCTGCACCCGGCCTCAGAGATCACCTCCTTTGCTCCTAGCATCAGAGATCAGCTACTTTGCTACTGGCATCTGAGCTCAGCACCTCTGCTACCAGCATCAGTGCTCAgctcctttgcccctggcgacagaGATCAGTTCATCTGTTCCCGGCATCAGAGCTCAGCTCCTCTGTCAGAGATCAGCTCCTCTGTTCCCGGCGTCAGAGATCACCTCCTCTACTCCCAGCATCAGAGATCAGCTCCTCTGCTCCTGGCATCAGAGATCAGCTCCTCTGTTCCCGGCATCAGAGATCAGCTCCTCTGCTCCCGGTGTCAGAGATCAGCTCCTCTACTCCCATCATCAGAGAtcagctcctctgctcccggcgtcAGAGATCAGCTCCTCTACTCCCGGCATCAGAGATCAGCTCCTCTGTTCCCGGCATCAGAGATCAGCTCCTTTGCTCCTGGCATCAGAGATCAGCTCTTCTGCTCCTGGCATCAGAGATCATCTCCTCTGTGCCCGGCCTTGCACTCACCCTTTGTAATAATGGGACCTTTAGTGGGTTAGGTGGATGTTGGTGCTAGTGGTGTGGCTTTTGATGTCTGATTGTAGGCCATATTAGTGTCCTCTGGCTGCTGATTGTTGCTGTTACCTGACTCAACCGTTATTATTTGCAGGAGGTGAACGCTGTTAACCCTTCCACCATCTCCGCCTCGAACTTCAGGACAAGCAGGAAGACGCGGTTCATCATTCATGGCTTCGTAGATAAAGGGGAGGAGAGCTGGCTGATGGACATGTGTAAGGTGCATGTCCGCTGCCCGCCCGCTGCCCAATGCCAGTACTCTGCCCACTCCACACACGCTGCCCACTCCACGCACGCTGCCCACTTCCTGCATGCTGCCCACTTCCTGCATGCTGCCCACTTCCCGCATGCTGCCCACTTCCCGCATGTTGCCCACTTCCTGCACGCTGCCCACTTCCCGCATGCTGCCCACTTCCCGCATGCTGCTCACTTCCCGCATGCTGCCCACTTCCTGCACGCTGCCCACTGCGCGCACGCTGCCGACTTCCCGCACGCTGTCTACTTCCTGCATGCTGCCCACTTCCCGCATGCTGCCCACTTCCCGCACGCTGTCTACTTCCTGCATGCTGCCCACTTCCTGCACGCTGCCCACTCCACGCACGTTGCCCGGCCTCTGCAGCACTCACGTATGTCACCTCTTCTCTCTAAAGCTCATGCTAAAGATAGAGGACGTCAACTGCTTCTGCATCGACTGGAGTGGCGGCTCGCGGACTCTTTACACACAGGCTGCCAATAACATCCGGGTAGTGGGGGCAGAAGTTGCCTATTTTATTGATATTCTCTCGGTAGGTGGTCCACTGATGATACCCGGGAAAATGTTTGGGTTAGATCGGTGATTGGAAGTTCTTCTGCGGTGGAGAACCCTGGATTTGCTTTCTGTCACAGCAGTGGGAGACTGTGTGCCTGATGCCCTTTGTGTGTCTGATATCCTACATGTGCCAGATGCCCTACGTGTTCTGGATGCCCTATGTGTGCCCGATGTCCTAAGTGTGCTCTGTCTGTGCCCTAAGTGTGCCCTATGTGTGCTTTAAGTGTACCGGGTGCCCTAAGTGTGCCTGATGTCCTATGTGTGTTCCATGCCTTAAGTGTGCCCTTTGTGTGCCCAATGCCCCTTGTGGTGCCCGATGCCCAATGTATACCCAATGCCCTATGTGTGTTTGATGCCTTATGTGTACACAATTCCCTATGTGTAGATGTGCCTAAGCATGCCTTATGTGTGCTCGCTGTACCATGTGTGCCAGATGCTCTATGCATTATGTGCCTTATGTGTGCCTGATGCCCTATGTGTGCCTTATGCGTACCCGGTGCCCTATGTGTGCCCGACGCTCTGTGTACCCAATGCCCTAAGTGAGCCATATGGGTACCCGATGTGTGCTCGATGTCCTATGTGTTCCAGATGCCTGAAATATACCCAATGCCCTAAGTGTGCCTTATGTGCGTCCGATGCCGTATGTGTGCCCTATGCCCTAAGTGATGCACTAATTGTGCCCTATGTCCTATGTGTGTTTGATGCCTTATGTGTACCCGATGCCCTATGATTTCCAGATGGCCTATGTGTTCCAGATGCCCTATGTGTGCCTTATGCACGCCCGATGCCCTATGTGGGCCTGATGTGTAACTGACACCCTAAGTCTGCCTTATGTGTGCCCCATGCTCTAATTGTGCCTATGTGAGACCGATGCCCTGTGTGCGCCCGATGTCCTAAGTGTGTGCCTGATTCCCTAAGTGATGCAGTGTGCCCAATGTGTGCCCGATGTCATATGTGTGTTTGATGCCTTATGTGTTCCAGATGGCCTATGTGGGCCCGATGTGTACTCGATGCCCTAAGTGTACCTTATGTGTGCCTGATGCCCTATGCTTCCCCAATGTGTGCTTGATGCCCTATGCTTCCCCAATGTGTGCTTGATGCCCTATGCTTCCTCAATGTGTGCCTGATGTCCTATGCTTCCTCAATGTGTGCCTGATGCCCTATGCTTCCTCAATGTGTGCCTGATGCCCTATGCTTCCTCAATGTGTGCCTGATGCCCTATGCTTCCCCAATGTGTGCCTGATGTCCTATGCTTCCCCAATGTGTGCTTGATGCCCTATGCTTCCCCAATGTGTGCCTGATGCCCTATGCTTCCCCAATGTGTGCCTGATGCCCTATGCTTCCCCAATGTGTGCCTGATGCCCTATGCTTCCCCAATGTGTGCCTGTTGCCCTATGCTTCCCCAATGTGTGCCTGATGCCCTATGCTTCCCCAATGTGTGCCTGTTGCCCTATGCTTCACCAATGTGTGCCTGATGCCCTATGCTTCCCCAATGTGTGCCTGATGCCCTATGCTTCCTCAATGTGTGCCTGATGCCCTATGCTTCCCCAATGTGTGCCTGATGCCCTATGCTTCCTCAATGTGTGCCTGATGCTCTATGCTTCCCCAATGTGTGCCTGATGCCCTATGCTTCCTCAATGTGTGCCTGATGCCCTATGCTTCCTCAATGTGTGCCTGATGCCCTATGCTGCCTTCGGTCGTTGTCACTGATCCGCCATAACACACTGGGATCTCCCTATGCTGTAATACCATTATTACGACTCGGTCACAATTCTTCTTTTTTCCAGAGTAACTTTGGTTATTCTCCTGCCAACGTTCATGTCATCGGTCACAGTCTGGGGGCGCACGCGGCCGGAGAGGTCGGGAAGAGGAGGAAAGGAATCGCAAGAataacaggtgattttaattagaggAAATTAGAAAGAAATAAAAAGTGCTCAGCGAAATATTGAACTATACAAGATCTCTGCTTGAAGTCCGCAAATAAGAATGGACATTTTATACTTCTTGAAACTGAATAACTCAGCACAAGAAGCAACTAATCTGCACTGATACAATGTTACAAACAGCAGAATGTGTCATTGAGTGATTCATGGATATAATTCCTGTAATCCGGGATCACTGTTCATCGCCGTTTTAGTGCCCTGTTATCCAGAGAACTGCTCATCCCCCTCTTGGTGCCCTGTAATCCAGGATCACTGCTCTTCCCTATATTAGTGCCCTCTAATCCGGGATCACTGCTCATCCCCCTCTTGGTGCCCTGTAATCCAGGATCACTGCTTTTCCCTATATTAGTGCCCTCTAATCCGGGATCACTGCTCTTCCCTATATTCGTGCCCTCTAATCCGAGATCACTGCTCTTCCCTATATTAGTGCCCTCTAATCCGGGATCACTGCTCTTCCCTCTTTTAGTGCCCTCTAATCCAGGATCACTGCTCTCCCCTATATTAGTGCCCTGTAATCCAGGATCACTGCTCTTCCCTATATTAGTGCCCTCTAATCCAGGATCACTGCTCTTCCCTATATTAGTGCCCTCTAATCCAGGATCACTGCTCTTCCCTATATTAGTGCCCTCTAATCCAGGATCACTGCTCTTCCCTATATTAGTGCCCTCTAATCCGGGATCACTGCTCTTCCCTATTTTAGTGCCCTCTAATCCGGGATCACTGCTCTTCCCTATTTTAGTGCCCTCTAATCCGGGATCACTGCTCTTCCCTATATTAGTGCCCTCTAATCCGGGATCACTGCTCTTCCCTATATTAGTGCCCTCTAATCCGGGATCACTGCTCTTCCCTATATTAGTGCCCTCTAATCCGGGATCACTGCTCTTCCCTCTTTTAGTGCCCTCTAATCCAAGATCACTGCTCTTCCCTATATTAGTGCCCTGTAATCCAGGATCACTGCTCTTCCCTATATTAGTGCCCTCTAATCCAGGATCACTGCTCTTCCCTATATTAGTGCCCTCTAATCCAGGATCACTGCTCTTCCCTCTTTTAGTGCCCTCTAATCCAGGATCACTGCTCTTCCCTCTTTTAGTGCCCTCTAATCCAGGATCACTGCTCTTCCCTATATTAGTGCCCTCTAATCCAGGATCACTGCTCTTCCCTATATTAGTGCCCTCTAATCCAGGATCACTGCTCTTCCCTCTTTTAGTGCCCTCTAATCCAGGATCACTGCTCTTCCCTCTTTTAGTGCCCTCTAATCCAGGATCACTGCTCTTCCCTATATTAGTGCCCTCTAATCCGGGATCACTGCTCTTCCCTATTTTAGTGCCCTCTAATCCAGGGTCACTGCTCTTCCCTATATTAGTGCCCTCTAATCCAGGATCACTGCTCTTCCCTATATTAGTGCCCTCTAATCCAGGATCACTGCTCTTCCCTCTTTTAGTGCCCTCTAATCCGGGATCACTGCTCTTCCCTATATTAGTGCCCTCTAATCCGGGATCACTGCTCTTCCCTATTTTAGTGCCCTCTAATCCAGGATCACTGCTCTTCCCCATATTAGTGCCCTCTAATCCAGGATCACTGCTCTTCTCTATATTAGTGCCCTCTAATCCAGGATCACTGCTCTTCCCTATATTAGTGCCCTCTAATCCAGGATCACTGCTCTTCCCTCTTTTAGTGCCCTCTAATCCAGGATCACTGCTCTTCCCTATATTAGTGCCCTCTAATCCAGGATCACTGCTCTTCCCTCTTTTAGTGCCCTCTAATCCAGGATCACTGCTCTTCCCTATATTAGTGCCCTCTAATCCAGGATCACTGCTCTTCCCTCTTTTAGTGCCCTCTAATCCAGGATCACTGCTCTTCCCTATATTAGTGCCCTCTAATCCAGGATCACTGCTCTTCCCTATATTAGTGCCCTCTTATTTTAGTGCCCTGTAATCCGGGATCACTGCTCATCCCCCTCTTAGTGCCCTGTAATCCGGGATCACTGCTCTTCCCTCTTTTAGTGCCCTCTAATCCGGGATCACTGCTCTTCCCTATTTTAGTGCCCTGTAATCCGGGATCACTGCTCTTCCCTATTTTAGTGCCCTCTAATCCGGGATCACTGCTGTTCCCTATTTTAGTGCCCTGTAATCCGGGATCACTGCTCTTCCCTATTTTAGTGCCCTCTAATCCAGGGTCACTGCTCTTCCCTATTTTAGTGCCCTGTAATCCGGGATCACTGCTCTTCCCTCTTTTAATGCCCTGTAATCCGGGATCACTGCTCTTCCCTCTTTTAATGCCCTGTAATCCTGTGATCTCTTTCTTGCTCTCACAGGACTGGATCCTGCTGAACCCTATTTCCAGGGGACTCCAGTTGAGGTGAGGCTGGACCCCTCAGATGCTGCATTTGTTGATGCCATCCATACAGACGCTGCCCCGATAATCCCCAATGTAGGCGAGTATAATCCCGGAGGAGACACCGCAGGGAATAACTCCTATCCTCCACTAAGGTCTCAATAGGCTGAGTGATAGGTTGTGTCCCACCAGGTTTCGGAATGAGTCAGTTGGTCGGACATGTGGACTTCTTCCCGAATGGCGGAGAGGAAATGCCAGGATGTAAGAAGAACGCACTGTCACAAATAGTGGACATTGATGGCATCTGGCAAGGTAaaaatatcacctgcagtcctatgtaacaccacagataacagtgataactctctgagtacagataatgtagtagatgtcacctgcagtcctatgtaacaccacagataacagttataactgagtacagataatgtagtagatgtcacctgcagtcctatgtaacaccacagataacacagtgatatctctgagtacagataatgtagtagatgccacctgcagtcctatgtaacaccacagataacagtgataactctctgagtacagataatgtagtagatgtcgcctgcagtcctatgtaacaccacagataacacagtgataactctctgagtacagataatgtagtagatgtcgcctgcagtcctatgtaacaccacagataacacagtgataactctctgagtacagataatgtagtagatgtcgcctgcagtcctatgtaacaccacagataacacagtgataactctctgagtacagataatgtagtagatgtcacctgcagtcctatgtaacaccacagataacacagtgataactctctgagtacagataatgtagtagatgtcccctgcagtcctatgtaacaccacagataacacagtgataactccctgagtacagataatgtagtagatgtcacctgcagtcctatgta is a window encoding:
- the LOC138666152 gene encoding pancreatic triacylglycerol lipase-like isoform X2, producing the protein MIGVSLVIVLLVAAVKGGEVCYSRIGCFTDNVPWAGTVERPISQLPWSPDKINVRFLLFTTSNPSNFQEVNAVNPSTISASNFRTSRKTRFIIHGFVDKGEESWLMDMCKLMLKIEDVNCFCIDWSGGSRTLYTQAANNIRVVGAEVAYFIDILSSNFGYSPANVHVIGHSLGAHAAGEVGKRRKGIARITGLDPAEPYFQGTPVEVRLDPSDAAFVDAIHTDAAPIIPNVGFGMSQLVGHVDFFPNGGEEMPGCKKNALSQIVDIDGIWQGWRYKVTIEVVGSLNVQGFFHVSLFGPNGNTRQYQIYSGYINTGSSYTGYIDVETDVGKLNKVKFIWNNNVINPLFPTIGASSATVQYGKDGVTYRFCGSGTVREEVLQTLNPC